DNA from Mycobacterium sp. SMC-8:
GGGGCCGTCCGTCGGTCTCCCAGGGTGTCGGCTCGGCGACGACACGCACCGGCAGTGTGTCCCAAGGGATGTGCGGTGACGGGTTGTCGAAGTGCAGGCTCTTCGGCAGCACCTGGTGCTGGAGGGACAACACGACCTTGATCAGACCCGCTGCGCCGGACGCGGATTCGGTGTGCCCGATGTTGCTCTTGACCGATCCCATCAGCAGTGGCCGGTCCGCGTCGCGGGCGGCGCCGTAGGCGGCGGCTGCTGCTGCGACCTCGATGGGATCTCCCAGCGGGGTGCCGGTGCCGTGCGCCTCCAGATAGTCGACGTCACCGCCGCTCAGCCCGGCCCGAGCCAGCGTGGCAGCGATGAGCCGTTGCTGCGCACCGCCGTTGGGCACGGTCAGACCGCTGGACGCGCCGTCCTGGTTGACCGCGCTGGCCGGGATGACCGCGCAGATCCGGTCGCCGTCACGCTCGGCGTCGCTGAGCCGCTTGAGGACCAGGATGCCGCAACCTTCGCTGCGCACATAGCCGTCGGCCGACGCGTCGAAGGTCTTGCACCGGCCGACCGGCGAGAGCATCCGTGCGCGGGACGCGGCGACCACCGTGACCGGGCTCAGCAGCACGTTCACGCCGCCGGCCAGTGCCATGTCGCAGTCACCGGACTTCAGCGCCTGGCAGGCCTGGTGCACGGCGACCAGCGCCGAACTGCACGCGGTGTCGACGGCCACCGCGGGGCCTTCCAGACCCAGCGCGAACGCGACGCGGCCCGAGATCGCGTTGAGCGCGTTGCCGGTGATGAAGTGGGGTTCGATCTTGTCGATCGATTCCGCGGACAACAGGTGCGCGTACTCGTTGGCGGCGACACCGACGAATACGCCGGTTCTGCTGCCGCGCAACGCGGCCGGGGCGTACCCGGCTCGCTCCAGGCCCTCCCAGACGGTTTCGAGCATCAGCCGCTGCTGGGGTTCGATCCAGACCGCCTCGCGCGGGGAGATGCCGAAGAACTCGGGATCGAATCCGTCGATGCCGTCCAGGAATCCGCCGAAGCGGGTGTAGGTTTTTCCGGCCGCGTCCGGGTCGGGGTCGTAGTACTCGTCGATGTCGAACCGGTCCTCGGGAACCTCCCGGATCGCGTCGACCCCGCCGGCCAGCACCTCCCAGAACGCCTCCGGGTCGGGCGCACCCGGGAATCTGCACGACACCGCGACGATCGCGATGGGGTCGTCGGTGCGCGGCACCGCGGTGACCGGCAGCGGCGCCGCCTTGGTCTGCTCGGCGAGCCCGAGAACCTCACCGAGCAGGTAATCGGCCACGTCCGAGAGCCGGGGATGGTCCATCGCCAGCGTGGCGGGGATGTCCTTGCCCACGCCCTGCTCGATGCGGCGCCGCAGTTCGACCGCCATCAACGAGTCCATGCCCAGGTCGAAAAACCCGGCGTCCTCCCGGATCTCGGCGGCATCGACACGGGTGATCTCGGCGACCGCGTCGCGCAGATAGTCGGTGAGCAGCTTGCGGCGTTGCTGCACAGGCGCATTGGTGAGTCGCTCGACCAGCGGTGTGGTTCCGGAAGGGGTCAGTACCGGTACCGAGTCGGGCACCTCGCGCTCGAGCTCGGCGAGGAACGCCCGACGCCCGGTCTGCTGGTAGAGCGGCAGAAACCGGGCCCAGTCGATGCGCGCCACGACTCCCTGCACGCTGTCGGCCGACGTGGCGACATCGGCCAGGCCCGCCAGTGCGTCGGCGGGGGACAGCGTCCGGATGCCGCGCTGGTCCAGCCGCGCCCGGGACTGCGCATCGGCCATGCCCGCCGACCACGGGCCGAAGTTGACGCTGGCCCCGGTGATGCCCTGTTCGCGCAGGCGCCATGCCAGCCCGTCGAGGAACGCGTTGGCCGCGCCGTAGGCGGTCTGGCCGAAGCCGCCCCACACCGACGCGATCGAGGAGGTGCTGAGGAAGAAGTCCAGCCGCAGATCGGCCGCGGCTTCGCTCAGGTGCCAGGCCCCCCAGACCTTCCCGGCGAACACGCGGTCCACCTCGGCGTCGTCCAGGGTGCTCAGCGCAGTGGTGCCGACCTCCCCTGCCGCGTGCACGATGCCGGCCAGCGGCGGCAGTTCGGCGGCGATCGTGCCCAGCAGCCGGGCGACGTCGTGCGCGTCGGCGACGTCGGCGGTGAACACGCGCACCTCACAGGCGTGCTGTTCGCTCAGCGCGTCGATGCGGCGCTGCGCCTCCTCACCGGGGGCGCGGCGGCTGGTCAGCACCAGATGCCGGGCGCCATGCGTGGCAAGGTATCCGGCGATCTCGAGACCGATCGAACCCAGGCCGCCGGTCACCAGGTAGGTGGCGTCGCCGCGCAGGTGCAGCGGCTGCCCGCCCGGCGCTGTGGTCCGGCGGACGAGCCGGGGCACGTAGAGCGCCTGGCCGCGCAGCGCCACCTGGTCTTCCCTGAGCGCGGAGTCGGGCACGGCCGACACCTGGTCGAGCAGACGGTGCCATTCCTCGGCAGAGCCTTCGCCCAGATCCGCCAGCCCGCCCCACAACTGCGGCAGCTCCAGCGCCGCGGCGCGGCCGAAGCCCCACAGCGCGGTCTGATCGGGTGCGACCGAGTCGGCGTCGAGGACACGTTGGCCGCCGCGGGTCACCAGCCAGATGGGGGTGCGTAGTTCGGCGGCGGCCGCGGCGCGGAACAGGCGGCGGGTGCCGCCGAGGATGCGGTGCTGCATCCGCAGCAGCGAGCGCATCGACGGTGCGGTGTCGGCGTCCAGCGCCGCGACGTGCAGGATCCGCAGCGGCGAATCCTCGGTTGCGGCCGCGCGGAATGCGTCGACGAGTTTGGTCTCCTCCGCGTCGGACATCGGCGGCGCGACGAAGCTGTGCTGGTGACCACGCGCAGACAGCGCGTCGAGCAGCGGCCGGACTGTCTCGTTCTCCTCGCCGACCAGGATCCACGTGGCGGTGTCCCGGGAGGACGCGACCGCGGCGATGTCCCAGCGGATGTGGTAGCGGTCGTCGGCCACGGATTGCCCGGCGCGTTGCTGATTATGTTGTGCGGCAAGCCTGTTCAGTACATCGACGGTGTGGTCGTCGGGGGCCGGGCTGCCCAGCAGTGTCGCGAGTTCGTCGATGTGGCCGTCCTCGAGCAGGCGGACGGTCTCGGTGCGCGCGGCGGAGAACCGCGCCGCCTCGGGACGGTCCCGGTTCTCGGAGAACCAGTACTGGCGATGCTCGAACGGGTAGGTCGGCAGGTCGAGTTTGCGCGCGTGCGGGCGGCGCATTGCCCCGAAGTCGGGCAGGTGGCCCATCACGTAGGCGTCGGCGAGCGCTTCGGTGATCTGGCGGTGGTCTGCGGTGTTGCGCCGCAACGACGCGATCACGCGCGGGCTGGTGGCCGGGTCGGGCCAGGCGCCGAGCGCCGCGGCGGTCAGCACCGGGCGCGGTCCGATCTCCACAAGCGTCTTGCAGTTCAGCTCTGCCAGCGTGCGCACGCTCGCGGCGAACTGCACCGGCTGCCGGGCGTGCCTGCGCCAGTAGGCGCCGTCGAGTCGGATGCTGCGGCCCAGCGCCGCGCCGGTGCGGTTGTCGATCAGAATGCGCTGCGGCGCAGCGAAAGTGAACTGCTGCGCGTAGGACTCGAATTCGTCGAGGATCGGGTCGAGCAGTGCCGAGTGGAATGCGTGGCTGGTGTCCAGCCAGTCGCACCGCACGCCGTCGGCGGCCAGGCGTGCCACCGCCTGCTCCAGATCCGTGGCAGGACCGGACAATACGGTGTTGGCGCCGTTGTAGGCGGCGACCGAGAGGCTGGGGAACTCGTCGGTCACGGCCTCGACACGGTCGGCCGCGGTGAACACCGCGACCATGCGGCCGCCGGCGGGCAGGCTACCGAAGAGCCGTCCGCGTTCGGCCATCAGCAGGGCACCGTCGGTGAGGCTGAACACCCCGGCGACGCAGGCGGCCGAGTACTGGCCGACGCTGTGCCCGAGCACTACGTCCGGTTCCAGACCCCAGGACTGCCAGAGCCGGGCCAGACCCATCTCCACCGCGAACAGCGCCGGCTGGGCGTAACTCGTCTGCTGCAGCGCCTCTTCGGCCTCCGGGCTGTCGGCCGCGAAAATCACCTCCAGAAGCGGCTTTTCGAGCACATCGGCGACGGCATCCGCGCACTGACGCACGGTGTCGGCGAACACCGGCTCGGTGTCGAACAGCTCGCGGGCCATGCCCGGATACTGGCTGCCCTGACCGGTGAACAGCCACGCCGTCTTCGGCGCCTCGTAGGACTCACCCCGCACCAGGCCGGGGGCCGGGCGGTCGTCGGCCAGCGCGCCGAGCAGATCCACCGCGGAGTCCCGCGAGTCGGCCACCACGGCGGCCCGGTGCTCCAGGTGCGCCCGCGCCGCGCCGGCGGTGAAACACACGTCGGCCAGGGTGGCCTCCGGATGGTCCTGCAGCCAGCTGCGGTACCGCCCGGCCAGCGCCACCAACGCGGCGGGAGTGCGCGCCGACAGCGGCAGCACCCCGAACCGCTCCGGTTCGGGTACCGGCGCGGGTCCGGTGGTCTGATCCGGCGCCTCTTCGAGGATGACGTGGGCATTGGTGCCGGCGAAACCGAACGAACTGACCCCGGCGATGCGGGGCCTGCCGTCGGTCTCCCACGGCATGGTCTCGGTGACCACCTCCACGGCGAGCCGGTCCCACGGGATGTGCGGCGACGGGGTCTGGAAGTTCAGGTGTTTGGGCAGCGTCGCGTGTTCCAGCGCCAGCACGACCTTCAGCACGCCGGCGATGCCCGCCGCGGCCTCCAGGTGCCCGATGTTGGTCTTCGCCGAACCGATCAGCAGCGGACGTCCCGGTTCGCGTCCGCTCCCGAGCACCGCACCCGCGGCCTGGACCTCGATCGGGTCGCCCAGCGAGGTGCCGGTGCCGTGCGCCTCCAGGTAGCCCACCTCGCCGGGCTCGACGCCGGCGCGTCGAAGCGCGTCGGCGATAACCCGCTGCTGCGCAACACCATTGGGCACGGTCAGGCCGCCCGACGCGCCGTCCTGGTTCACCGCGCTGCCGCGGATCACCGCGCGGATCCGGTCACCGTCGGCCAAGGCGTCCTCGAGGCGCTTGATCACGATGACGCCGCAGCCCTCGCCGCGCACGTAGCCGTCGGCGGACGCGTCGAAGGTCTTGCACCGGCCGTCGGGGGCGAGCATGTGCGCGCTGGAGAACGTGATCATGGTGGCCGGGGTGAGCAGCACGTTCGCGCCGCCGGCCAGCGCGAGGTCGCATTCGCCGAGGCGCAGCGCCTGGCAGGCCTGGTGAATCGCCACCAACGACGAGCTGCACGCCGTGTCGACGGCGACGGCGGGTCCCTGCAGCCCCAGCCGGTAGCTGATCCGGCCCGCAGCGGCCGCGTTGGAGGTCCCGATGGCCATGTAGGCCTCGATCTCGGGATAGGTCAGCTCGTCGGAGGCCATCCCCAGGTAGTCGTGGGTGGCCAGCCCGACGAACACGCCGGTGTCGCTGTCGGCCAGCGAGGTCGGCGCGATGCCCGCGTGCTCGACGGCACGCCAGGCGGTCTCCAGCAGCATGCGGTGCTGCGGGTCCATCAGACGGACCTCGCGGGTCGACATGCCGAAGAACGGCGCGTCGAAGCCGGTGGCGTCGTCGACGAAGCCCGCGCGGCGGGTCACCACCTTGCCGGGGGTAGCGGGGTCCGGGTCGAAGAACTCGTCGACGTCCCAGCGGTCGCCCGGCACCTCCGAGATCGCGTCGCGACCCTCGCGCAGCACGTCCCAGTACTCGTCGGCGTCCGCGGCGCCGGGAAACCGCGCGGCGTAGCCGATGATCGCGAACCGTGGGGCCGGGTCGTTCCGTTGTCCACCGGAATCCATGCCGCTGACCTCCTTGCATCGACGGTGAAATGCGACCCTGCGGACACCTGTCGCGCGTGAAGACCCACTTCCCCCGTCGGACACTATGGCACGGACCCCCGCACAGTGTGCGGTTGCCGGCAGGGGATATGCCCTAGGCCGGCAACCACGGGCCGGGCCGGAGTATGTTGATCCGGCAACGGGCCGATTCCTTGATCTTGAGGCGGTCGGGCGGGAAGTATCGGGAGGGTCAAGTCTTGCGCATCGGCAAGATCACGGTTGGCGCACTTGACGAATGGTCGCTCAGCTCAGGGGCTGTCACGTCCTGGCATCCGACGGCCGCGGCGCTGGACAAGGCACGGCAGGCGCCGCGCAGCACCGTGCCGGTCAGCTACATGCAGGGCCAGCATCTGCGCAATTACTCTGAGCGCACCACCGCCGGGCTGACGTTCTCCCGCCAGATCATCGCCAGCTGCGAGGTGCCCGGCCAGTGCGACATCGCGGCGATGGACCATGCGGTGAACGACTACCTGCGCCGCCACGACACTTTCCGTAGCTGGTTCGCGCCCGGTGAGGACGGGGGCTTCGTCCGGCATGCGCTTGAAGACCCGGCCGACATCGAGTTCGTGCCCGTCGATCACGGCACCATGACTGTCGATCAGATCCGCGACCACGTGGTGGCCATTCCGAGCCCACTGGAATGGGGCTGTTTCACGTTCGGGGTGATTCAGAACGACGGGCATTTCACATTCTTCGCCGCCATGGACCACGTCCACGGGGACGCCACGCTGATCGGCACCACCATGCTGGAGGCGAACGGCATGTATTCGGCGCTCAGCGGCGGCGGTCAGGCGCTGACACTTCCCGATGCCGGCAGTTTCGACGATTTCTGCGTCAGGGAGCGCGCACACACCTCGGAATTGACCCTGGATTCGCCCGAGGTGCAGGCCTGGATCGAATTCGCCGAGAACAATAATGGCGGATTCCCCGAATTCCCGCTTCCGTTGGGCAATCCGCTGGATTCGGTCCGCAGCGACATGACGTCGGAGATGCTGCTGGACGCGGCGCAGACCGAATGCTTCGAAGCCGCCTGCACCGCCGCAGGAGCGCGGTTCGTCGGCGGCCTGTTCGCAGGCCTGGCCCAGGTGGAGCACGAGCTGACCGGCGCGTTGACGTATTACGGCCTGACACCCCGGGATTCGCGTTCGGCGTCGGACAATTTCATGACTCAGGGCTGGTTCACCGGGCTGATCCCGATCACCATTCCGATCGGCGCGGCGTCGTTCGCCGAAGCCGCGTGGTCGGCGCAGACCGCATTCGACTCGAATCTGAACATGGCCAAGGTGCCGTATTACCGGGTACTGGAGTTGGCGCAGTGGCTGAAATGGCCGGAGCCCAATTTTCCGGTGTCGAATTTCCTGCACGGCGGCGCTGCCCCGCTCAACGCCATTCTTGCCGCCGGTGAGATGGGCCTGGCGAACAATATCGGCATCTATCCGGACGGCCGATTCTCTTATCAGCTGACTGTGTACATCTTCCGCTACGGCGAAGGCACGGCCATGGCGATCATGCATCCTGACAATCCGGTCGCCAGGAAATCTGTCACCCGTTACCTGCTGGCGATGAAGTCCGTGTGCGCGCTCGTCGCCGACACCGGGCACTGGGGGCGCGTCGCTTAGCGTGACAGCGGGAGTGAGGGCGATATGCGGCGGCTAGCCGATGTGGTGGTGCGGTGGCCCTGGGCGGTGATCGGGGTCTGGGTCGCGCTGGCCCTTGCGCTGCCGATGTCGTTCCCGTCGCTGGGCGAGATGGCCGAGCGGCACCCGCTGGTGATCCTGCCCGCCGACGCGCCCTCGAGCGTCACGGCCCGCAAGATGGCCGAGGCGTTCCAGGAGCCGGGCTCGGACAACCTGCTCGTCGTCGCGTTCATCAACGAGGGCGGCCTGGAGCCTGCCGACGAGGTCACCTACCGCGAGGTGGTCGACGCACTGCGCGACGACGTCACCGACGTGGTGTCGGTGCAGGACTTCATCAGCACCCCCCAGCTGCGTCAGTTCCTGACCAGTGAGGACAAGACCACCTGGGTGCTGCCGGTCAGTCTGGAAGGGGAGCTCGGCACCCCGCGGGCGTTCGACTCCTTCAACCGGGTCGCCGACGTCGTCG
Protein-coding regions in this window:
- a CDS encoding type I polyketide synthase; its protein translation is MDSGGQRNDPAPRFAIIGYAARFPGAADADEYWDVLREGRDAISEVPGDRWDVDEFFDPDPATPGKVVTRRAGFVDDATGFDAPFFGMSTREVRLMDPQHRMLLETAWRAVEHAGIAPTSLADSDTGVFVGLATHDYLGMASDELTYPEIEAYMAIGTSNAAAAGRISYRLGLQGPAVAVDTACSSSLVAIHQACQALRLGECDLALAGGANVLLTPATMITFSSAHMLAPDGRCKTFDASADGYVRGEGCGVIVIKRLEDALADGDRIRAVIRGSAVNQDGASGGLTVPNGVAQQRVIADALRRAGVEPGEVGYLEAHGTGTSLGDPIEVQAAGAVLGSGREPGRPLLIGSAKTNIGHLEAAAGIAGVLKVVLALEHATLPKHLNFQTPSPHIPWDRLAVEVVTETMPWETDGRPRIAGVSSFGFAGTNAHVILEEAPDQTTGPAPVPEPERFGVLPLSARTPAALVALAGRYRSWLQDHPEATLADVCFTAGAARAHLEHRAAVVADSRDSAVDLLGALADDRPAPGLVRGESYEAPKTAWLFTGQGSQYPGMARELFDTEPVFADTVRQCADAVADVLEKPLLEVIFAADSPEAEEALQQTSYAQPALFAVEMGLARLWQSWGLEPDVVLGHSVGQYSAACVAGVFSLTDGALLMAERGRLFGSLPAGGRMVAVFTAADRVEAVTDEFPSLSVAAYNGANTVLSGPATDLEQAVARLAADGVRCDWLDTSHAFHSALLDPILDEFESYAQQFTFAAPQRILIDNRTGAALGRSIRLDGAYWRRHARQPVQFAASVRTLAELNCKTLVEIGPRPVLTAAALGAWPDPATSPRVIASLRRNTADHRQITEALADAYVMGHLPDFGAMRRPHARKLDLPTYPFEHRQYWFSENRDRPEAARFSAARTETVRLLEDGHIDELATLLGSPAPDDHTVDVLNRLAAQHNQQRAGQSVADDRYHIRWDIAAVASSRDTATWILVGEENETVRPLLDALSARGHQHSFVAPPMSDAEETKLVDAFRAAATEDSPLRILHVAALDADTAPSMRSLLRMQHRILGGTRRLFRAAAAAELRTPIWLVTRGGQRVLDADSVAPDQTALWGFGRAAALELPQLWGGLADLGEGSAEEWHRLLDQVSAVPDSALREDQVALRGQALYVPRLVRRTTAPGGQPLHLRGDATYLVTGGLGSIGLEIAGYLATHGARHLVLTSRRAPGEEAQRRIDALSEQHACEVRVFTADVADAHDVARLLGTIAAELPPLAGIVHAAGEVGTTALSTLDDAEVDRVFAGKVWGAWHLSEAAADLRLDFFLSTSSIASVWGGFGQTAYGAANAFLDGLAWRLREQGITGASVNFGPWSAGMADAQSRARLDQRGIRTLSPADALAGLADVATSADSVQGVVARIDWARFLPLYQQTGRRAFLAELEREVPDSVPVLTPSGTTPLVERLTNAPVQQRRKLLTDYLRDAVAEITRVDAAEIREDAGFFDLGMDSLMAVELRRRIEQGVGKDIPATLAMDHPRLSDVADYLLGEVLGLAEQTKAAPLPVTAVPRTDDPIAIVAVSCRFPGAPDPEAFWEVLAGGVDAIREVPEDRFDIDEYYDPDPDAAGKTYTRFGGFLDGIDGFDPEFFGISPREAVWIEPQQRLMLETVWEGLERAGYAPAALRGSRTGVFVGVAANEYAHLLSAESIDKIEPHFITGNALNAISGRVAFALGLEGPAVAVDTACSSALVAVHQACQALKSGDCDMALAGGVNVLLSPVTVVAASRARMLSPVGRCKTFDASADGYVRSEGCGILVLKRLSDAERDGDRICAVIPASAVNQDGASSGLTVPNGGAQQRLIAATLARAGLSGGDVDYLEAHGTGTPLGDPIEVAAAAAAYGAARDADRPLLMGSVKSNIGHTESASGAAGLIKVVLSLQHQVLPKSLHFDNPSPHIPWDTLPVRVVAEPTPWETDGRPRRAGVSSFGFTGTNAHVLVEEAPARPAPVIDDEQPGTTEQAPVHVLPLSARSPEALVSLAQRYQSWLCAHPEADLADVCLTAGTGRSHFEQRAALVVDSVDAARQGLAELAENRLRPGVVRGEHTHRPVTAWLFTGQGSQYPGMARELFDTEPVFAETVTACAEAVADILPLPLTEVVFATDRETGGKAGERLRHTSFAQPALFAVEMGLARLWQSWGIEPDVVLGHSVGQYAAASVAGVFSLTDGARLMAERGRMFGSLPTGGRMVAVFTDATRVEQAAGGFARVSVAAYNGPNTVLSGPGEELEQIVSRFSEDGIRCTWLETSHAFHSELLDPVLDEFEAYASRLEYATPTMPLVCNRTGTVLTAQTPLDAQYWRKHSRQPVQFAESVRTVAALGATVLMEIGPQPVLTGAAVQVWPEHLAALRAIVSLRKGIDDRRQISDALAAAYVGGHRPDFAVLHRRPSRRPVLPTYPFQRRRFWPRTSGLAVDGGTGAAASGILGGAKDLASGDTVYTSRLSVRSQPWLSDHVIYGTVVVPGATYAAMALAAVGTPARARDVFFYEPIILPEKTSREVQLTLRPLTDAGSWTFQVHSRPYGVRDAEWSLNAEGTVAAGMGDDEPVGQDSDPVDEAIERLERMRPQELFETFADLELAWGPTWSGSLKSLWLGDGEAIGDILVGEELAEQLATEPMHPVLMDLCTGVAFPAFPALLAAEQGVSDLFLPLRYGQVMLRDKMPRRFYCRARWHAAALDNETQVFDLDFVDRDGRILGGIREFTVKRAPREALLRGLGGDATRLLYTLGWHEVPAPADAGAPAGTWLIAGFDELASAVPGCIAWHRDTDTEPLGEVLSQAHAKGVPFSGVVWRSSAASAGESSADVQARIEAEIGHLLSAVHTLQRGAQDGGVKLPGGLWVVTERAVACESGEPVDPVQAALWGFGRTTANEEPGLRWRLVDCDGSPEAVRALAGLLAAPVDEPELAVRQGKLLASRLLPWSRSGHLTVPRSADFVLAPTERGAIDNLRLTETEVPPPAEGYVQVRVEAAGLNFRDVLNVLGLYPGDPGPIGGDFAGTVTQLGSGVTGLDVGQRVYGFMQGAFSSRFNVPAQLLAPIPDGVGAVEAATIPAAALTTRLAFDWAQLKPGDRVLIHAASGGVGLAAIQMAQQHGATVFATASTYKRATLHRMGVQYVYDSRSTDFADQILDDTDGAGVDVVLNSLTNEGFIEATVRATARNGRFAEIAKRDIWTPEQMAAARPDISYEIVALDVTTLADPERIRTLLTEVSDGLERGEWRPLPAEVYPLTEARAAFRRMQQARHIGKIVCQIPAPLQPRADRSYLITGGLGAIGLHTAAHLAHLGAGDLVLTSRRAPDTDAQQVIDEIVDRHKCRVHVFTADVGDEHAVATLLERIRAELPPLAGVAHLAGVLDDALLAAQDLDRFRKTLAPKAFGADHLDRLTREDDLDFFIVSSSVSSVFGSPGQANYATANAFLDGLVARRRAHGLPATGVNFGPWAQGGMASSDAATANITAQGLIPLEPSAALSALAEVVANGTGQAAVLKANWQRAAKVLGSSRPPILDLVLPRPEGEVTGDSELLRQLQEIPVPQRAGFVTEFLQREVQNFLRLAQPPAASSRFLDLGTDSLMAIELRNRLHSQFGGAFTINATAVFDYPTIGGLAEYLVGQLPDAQTEPGPAPEQD
- a CDS encoding condensation domain-containing protein; this translates as MRIGKITVGALDEWSLSSGAVTSWHPTAAALDKARQAPRSTVPVSYMQGQHLRNYSERTTAGLTFSRQIIASCEVPGQCDIAAMDHAVNDYLRRHDTFRSWFAPGEDGGFVRHALEDPADIEFVPVDHGTMTVDQIRDHVVAIPSPLEWGCFTFGVIQNDGHFTFFAAMDHVHGDATLIGTTMLEANGMYSALSGGGQALTLPDAGSFDDFCVRERAHTSELTLDSPEVQAWIEFAENNNGGFPEFPLPLGNPLDSVRSDMTSEMLLDAAQTECFEAACTAAGARFVGGLFAGLAQVEHELTGALTYYGLTPRDSRSASDNFMTQGWFTGLIPITIPIGAASFAEAAWSAQTAFDSNLNMAKVPYYRVLELAQWLKWPEPNFPVSNFLHGGAAPLNAILAAGEMGLANNIGIYPDGRFSYQLTVYIFRYGEGTAMAIMHPDNPVARKSVTRYLLAMKSVCALVADTGHWGRVA